One Cryomorphaceae bacterium 1068 DNA window includes the following coding sequences:
- a CDS encoding aldehyde dehydrogenase family protein, which translates to MAKTKKDISWDLSPAPESTGHVTIDKRYDLFINGKFVPPSSKKYFKTINPATEESLSEIALAGEKDVDKAVKAARKAYDTTWSKISAAERGKYIYRIARLMQERAREFAVIESLDGGKPIRESRDVDVPLAAAHFFYHAGWADKLDYAFANSSPTSIGVVGQIIPWNFPLLMAAWKLAPALACGNTVVLKPAETTSLTAMKLAELIRDAGLPDGVVNIVTGAGETGKALVEHPDVDKIAFTGSTEVGKMIRRSLAGTSTRLTLELGGKAANIVFEDAAIDQAVEGIVNGIYFNQGHVCCAGSRLFVEENVADEVIRKLKHRMNQLIVGDPMDKNTDVGAINSKGQLQTIEKYLKAGEKDGFEMYQSQVAVPKKGYWCKPTLFTNVSQSSIISKEEIFGPVLAMQTFRTIDEVIDKSNNTPYGLSAGVWTDKGSKIFNLTSRLKAGIVWANTFNKFDPTSPFGGYKESGFGREGGIHGLSAYLNLQE; encoded by the coding sequence ATGGCCAAAACAAAAAAAGATATTTCTTGGGATTTATCTCCTGCTCCTGAAAGCACAGGACACGTTACTATCGATAAGCGATACGACCTTTTCATCAACGGAAAGTTTGTGCCTCCTTCCTCAAAAAAGTATTTCAAAACTATAAATCCAGCTACAGAGGAAAGCTTGAGTGAAATTGCATTGGCGGGAGAGAAAGATGTGGACAAGGCAGTGAAAGCTGCACGTAAAGCATATGACACCACTTGGTCAAAGATCTCGGCTGCAGAAAGAGGAAAGTACATCTATCGCATAGCCCGCTTAATGCAAGAACGTGCCAGAGAGTTTGCCGTGATCGAATCTTTGGACGGTGGAAAACCCATTCGAGAATCCAGAGATGTCGACGTTCCATTAGCAGCAGCACACTTTTTCTATCATGCAGGTTGGGCCGATAAATTAGATTATGCTTTCGCGAATAGCTCTCCCACATCAATCGGTGTGGTCGGACAAATTATCCCTTGGAATTTTCCGCTTCTCATGGCTGCGTGGAAGTTAGCGCCCGCATTGGCCTGTGGAAACACCGTTGTCCTAAAGCCCGCAGAGACTACCTCGCTTACAGCCATGAAGCTGGCCGAATTGATTCGAGATGCTGGCCTACCCGACGGAGTCGTGAATATTGTAACCGGAGCAGGTGAAACAGGCAAGGCGCTGGTAGAGCATCCAGATGTTGACAAAATTGCCTTCACCGGCTCAACAGAAGTTGGTAAGATGATCCGTCGTTCACTAGCCGGTACGTCGACCAGATTAACCCTTGAGCTAGGAGGTAAAGCGGCAAATATAGTTTTTGAAGATGCGGCTATAGATCAAGCGGTAGAAGGGATTGTTAATGGTATTTACTTCAATCAAGGCCATGTTTGCTGTGCGGGTTCTCGCCTGTTCGTTGAGGAGAATGTGGCTGATGAGGTAATCCGAAAGCTGAAGCACCGCATGAATCAGCTTATTGTCGGCGACCCGATGGATAAGAACACAGATGTAGGTGCAATCAACTCGAAAGGCCAACTCCAAACCATTGAAAAGTATTTGAAAGCGGGAGAAAAGGACGGATTTGAGATGTATCAATCTCAGGTAGCTGTTCCCAAGAAAGGCTATTGGTGCAAGCCGACTTTGTTTACCAATGTCTCCCAAAGCAGCATTATTTCAAAAGAAGAAATTTTTGGACCTGTGCTGGCCATGCAGACTTTTAGGACCATTGACGAAGTGATTGACAAATCCAACAACACACCATACGGACTTTCAGCAGGTGTGTGGACTGACAAGGGTTCCAAGATTTTCAATTTGACTTCAAGGCTCAAGGCAGGAATAGTCTGGGCAAATACGTTCAACAAGTTCGATCCAACTTCACCCTTTGGTGGGTACAAAGAGTCAGGATTTGGCAGAGAGGGTGGAATTCACGGACTGTCTGCTTACTTAAACTTGCAGGAATAA
- the deoC gene encoding deoxyribose-phosphate aldolase, with product MAKSTFSLSNIRRKAIDQVGVEERCARFQSRSIKTDAKKQGLKMALNMIDLTTLEGKDTEGKVRQLCHKAAHLHHSLPDLPHVAAVCVYPTFVKLAKSLVAHKGIKVASVSTAFPSGQSFLKYKLDETKEAVAEGADEIDMVISRGRFHQGDYAYVFDEISAVKEACGKARLKVILETGELGNLDAVYFASQIAISAGADFIKTSTGKISPAATLPVTLVMLEAIRDHYHATGKMVGMKPAGGISNSKLALHYLIMVKETLGEAWLTNEWFRFGASSLANDLLKQLVKQETGIYQSANYFALD from the coding sequence TTGGCAAAATCTACATTTAGTCTCTCCAATATTAGGCGAAAAGCCATTGATCAGGTTGGAGTAGAAGAGCGATGTGCTCGCTTTCAATCTCGAAGTATCAAGACAGACGCGAAGAAACAAGGTCTTAAAATGGCCTTGAATATGATTGATTTGACCACTCTTGAAGGAAAAGATACGGAAGGAAAAGTCCGTCAGCTTTGCCACAAGGCTGCTCATTTGCATCATAGTCTGCCCGATCTGCCCCATGTGGCGGCAGTTTGTGTTTACCCCACTTTCGTGAAGTTGGCCAAGTCTCTTGTAGCACATAAGGGAATCAAAGTGGCGTCAGTATCTACTGCATTCCCTTCAGGACAGTCCTTTTTGAAATACAAACTTGACGAAACCAAAGAAGCGGTGGCCGAAGGCGCTGACGAAATCGATATGGTCATTTCCCGTGGTCGCTTTCACCAAGGCGATTACGCTTATGTGTTCGACGAAATCTCCGCGGTAAAGGAAGCTTGCGGAAAAGCTAGATTGAAGGTTATCTTGGAAACCGGTGAGCTCGGAAATCTAGATGCTGTTTATTTTGCCTCTCAGATTGCTATTTCCGCCGGAGCCGATTTTATTAAAACCTCAACGGGTAAGATCAGCCCGGCTGCCACTTTGCCCGTCACTTTGGTCATGCTGGAAGCCATTCGAGATCATTATCACGCTACCGGTAAAATGGTAGGAATGAAACCTGCCGGCGGAATATCAAACTCCAAACTTGCGCTACACTATCTTATTATGGTAAAAGAAACACTTGGTGAAGCTTGGTTGACCAACGAATGGTTTCGCTTTGGAGCGAGTTCTCTGGCAAATGATTTACTGAAGCAACTGGTGAAACAAGAAACGGGAATCTATCAATCTGCAAATTACTTTGCCCTCGACTAA
- a CDS encoding energy transducer TonB: MELKKSPEANLEKKRVPLIIIGLLFSLALVLVAFEWKAYETEVKDLGELELDLIEEEIIPISQQQPPPPPPPPAPTTVIEIVEDEEEIEEELVIEDLEVDEDTEIEFIEEAEEEVVEEQIFTIVEEMPSFPGGEAALMKYLGKNIKYPAIAKDAGIQGTVYVTFVVNEQGSVKDVKVLRSIGGGCDEEAIRVVESMPKWSPGKQRGKSVKVQYNLPIRFTLR; encoded by the coding sequence ATGGAATTAAAGAAAAGTCCTGAAGCAAACCTCGAAAAGAAGCGCGTACCGCTCATCATAATAGGTTTGTTGTTTTCTCTAGCCTTGGTTTTAGTAGCATTTGAATGGAAGGCTTATGAAACTGAAGTAAAAGATTTGGGAGAACTCGAATTGGATTTGATCGAAGAAGAGATTATCCCTATTTCACAACAACAGCCTCCACCTCCACCTCCACCTCCGGCACCTACTACGGTTATTGAAATTGTAGAAGATGAAGAGGAAATCGAGGAAGAGCTCGTTATTGAAGATCTTGAGGTCGATGAAGATACTGAGATCGAGTTTATCGAAGAGGCTGAAGAAGAGGTTGTTGAGGAACAAATCTTCACTATCGTGGAGGAGATGCCAAGTTTTCCCGGAGGAGAAGCGGCATTGATGAAATATCTTGGTAAGAACATCAAATACCCTGCTATTGCAAAAGATGCGGGTATTCAAGGTACGGTTTACGTGACTTTCGTGGTAAACGAACAAGGTAGCGTTAAGGACGTGAAAGTGCTAAGGTCTATTGGCGGGGGTTGCGATGAAGAAGCCATCCGCGTAGTGGAGAGTATGCCAAAATGGTCTCCTGGAAAACAAAGGGGTAAATCGGTAAAAGTTCAATACAACTTACCAATCAGGTTTACTCTACGTTAA
- a CDS encoding energy transducer TonB encodes MQTKKSREVELERNKPTFFLLGLAVACAIVLSAFEWRTPVDERSSTPDCTLEVSIFEATIIPPSFREKEKPVEKKEEVKHDLAKTIIDRFKYDETVPLKKVLKFPDLGNEPIFKDIARLPEPAIDEEPIFIADVMPEFPGGDSARVAFLQNQVVYPQMAKRAGISGKVHVGFTVRKDGTITDIKVMRKVGGGLDEEAIKAVEAMPKWNPGFHQGRPVSVSFVMPVTFSLK; translated from the coding sequence ATGCAGACTAAAAAATCGCGCGAGGTAGAACTCGAACGCAACAAACCGACCTTTTTTCTCTTAGGCCTTGCCGTTGCTTGCGCCATTGTCTTATCGGCTTTCGAATGGCGAACACCCGTCGATGAAAGGTCTTCCACACCAGATTGCACACTGGAAGTCTCAATATTCGAGGCGACAATAATTCCACCTTCTTTCAGAGAAAAGGAAAAACCTGTTGAGAAAAAAGAAGAGGTGAAACATGATCTGGCTAAAACCATAATCGATCGATTTAAATACGACGAAACTGTTCCTTTGAAAAAAGTATTGAAGTTTCCTGACCTCGGAAATGAACCAATATTTAAGGATATTGCTCGATTGCCTGAGCCAGCAATTGATGAAGAGCCTATATTTATTGCAGACGTTATGCCTGAGTTCCCGGGCGGTGATTCAGCGAGAGTCGCTTTTCTCCAAAATCAAGTAGTTTACCCTCAGATGGCAAAACGCGCTGGTATTTCGGGTAAAGTTCATGTGGGGTTTACCGTTAGAAAGGATGGGACTATAACTGATATCAAGGTGATGAGAAAAGTAGGAGGCGGCTTGGACGAAGAAGCAATCAAAGCCGTCGAAGCCATGCCGAAGTGGAATCCTGGATTTCATCAAGGTCGGCCTGTCAGCGTGAGCTTCGTTATGCCTGTAACTTTCTCTTTGAAATAA
- a CDS encoding VanZ family protein, with the protein MSLPGKDLPDIDFWAIDIEDKLAHVAVFGLLAILIVWGLIKRQDHLTKKSLLAVFLVGAFYGGATEILQGVAFPTRFASVLDFVADTIGSALGTVFAIWLFNKLRR; encoded by the coding sequence ATGTCCCTTCCGGGAAAGGATCTTCCTGACATAGACTTTTGGGCCATTGATATTGAAGATAAGCTCGCACATGTAGCAGTATTCGGTTTATTGGCTATTTTGATAGTTTGGGGATTGATCAAACGACAAGATCACCTGACCAAAAAGTCGCTTTTGGCAGTTTTTTTAGTTGGCGCATTTTACGGTGGTGCAACTGAAATTCTCCAGGGCGTAGCTTTTCCAACTAGGTTTGCCAGTGTACTCGATTTCGTAGCAGATACAATAGGTTCAGCCTTAGGCACAGTCTTTGCAATTTGGCTATTCAATAAACTCCGCAGATAA
- the gcvH gene encoding glycine cleavage system protein GcvH, which yields MNFPAELKYTEDHEWIKIEGNTATIGITDFAQGELGDIVFVEIETEGEDLESGEVFGTIEAVKTVSDLFMPMTGKVIEFNKELESNPELVNEDPYGKGWMIKIEFEGEPDLSELLDADAYKSHTA from the coding sequence ATGAATTTTCCTGCTGAATTAAAATACACAGAAGACCACGAATGGATCAAAATTGAAGGCAATACAGCCACAATTGGAATTACTGACTTTGCTCAAGGCGAATTGGGTGATATCGTATTCGTCGAAATTGAGACCGAAGGAGAGGATTTGGAATCAGGAGAAGTATTCGGAACAATTGAGGCGGTCAAAACCGTTTCCGACCTGTTTATGCCAATGACAGGGAAGGTCATTGAGTTCAACAAAGAACTTGAATCAAATCCTGAATTGGTAAATGAAGATCCCTACGGAAAAGGATGGATGATCAAAATCGAATTTGAGGGTGAACCAGACCTATCAGAACTCTTGGACGCTGATGCCTACAAATCGCACACGGCTTAA